The following DNA comes from Bradyrhizobium sp. SK17.
GTCCTGCACCAGGTCGTCGGCGATATCGGTGTCACGCGCCAGCGCGCGCGCATAGCGACGGAGCGCCGGAATCATGGCTTCGACACTTTGACGAAACGCGGTCATGTATCCCAGTCTTCGATGGTCTCGGCGGCGCCGACCGCCTTGCTCAGCATAACACCCTCGCGGCGCCGCTATTCCGGCTGCGTCGATCCGCGCGCATGGCGCCCCGGCGCGGACTTATTTGGGCTTGTGGCTGGGCAAACGGCTGGTGTACCTCCGAGCCGAAAAACTCGACGCCTTGCTTCAAGCGCCTGACGTCTCGCTGGGCGGGGAATATGGTTACGGGAATGCCGGTGCCAACGATCTACTACATCCGCCACGGCGAGACGGCGTGGAATGCCGAAGGCCGGCTTCAGGGCGCGCAGGACATCGCCCTCAACGAGCGCGGCCGCGCCCAGGCGGCGCATGCCGGGCGGATCCTCGCCGGTCTGTTGGTCCGCGATGGCCGTGACAAGGCGACGCTGCCGTTCGTCGCCAGCCCGTTGGTCCGGGCGCGTGCCACCATGGAGCTGGCGCGCGCCGAGCTCGGCCTTGCGCCGGGTGACTACGCGCTCGACGCGCGGCTGCGCGAGATCGGCTACGGGACATGGGAGGGGTCGACCTTGGCGCAGGCGCAGGCGGCGGACCCGGTCGTGTATGCGCGCCGCCTGGCCGAGAAGTGGCAGGTCGCGCCGGAGGGCGGCGAGAGCTATGTCGACGTGCAGGCGCGGATGACCGAATGGTACGGTTCGGTGACCTCGGACACGGTCGCCGTCGCCCATGGCGGCACTGCGCGGGCGCTGATGGTGGCGCTCGGCTTCGAGACGCCGGCCTCGGCCGCGGAGCTCTATATCGAGCAGGGCGCGGTCTACGTGTTCAGCGAAGGCAGCCTGCGGAAATATAGTTAAGGGCGTCCGGGCCATCCGCGTCGTTGGGGACGTCCTTGGGGAGCAGGAAACCCGTTTGACGCTGCCGACCCTGCGCGTTACGACACGCCATGTCCTTCAATACTTTCGGCCATATGTTCCGCGTCACGACCTTCGGCGAGAGCCATGGGGTCGCGATCGGCTGCGTCGTCGACGGCTGCCCGCCGATGATCCCTCTGACGGTGGAGGAGATCCAGCACGACCTTGACCGCCGCCGCCCCGGCCAGTCGCGCTTCACCACCCAGCGCCAGGAGCCCGATGCGGTGAAGATCCTGTCCGGCGTGATGGCGCATCCGGAGAGCGGGGTGCAGGTGACGACCGGCACGCCGATCGCGCTGCTGATCGAGAACACCGACCAGCGCTCGAAGGATTATTCCGAGATCAAGGACAAGTTCCGCCCGGGCCATGCCGACTTCACCTATGAGGCGAAATACGGCCTGCGCGACTATCGTGGCGGCGGGCGTTCGTCCGCGCGCGAGACCGCGACCCGCGTCGCGGCCGGTGCGATCGCGCGCAAGGTGCTGCCCGAGGTGAAGGTGCGCGGCGCGCTGGTGCAGATGGGCCCGCACAAGATCGACCGCGAGAAATGGGACTGGGACGAGATCGCCAACAACCCGTTCTTCTGTCCCGACAAGGACAAGGCGGCGTTCTTCGAAAGCTATCTCGACGGCATCCGGAAGAGCGGCTCCTCGATCGGCGCGGTCATCGAGGTCGTTGCCGAGGGCGTGCCGGCCGGTCTCGGCGCGCCGATCTATGCCAAGCTCGACAGCGATCTGGCGTCGGCGATGATGAGCATCAACGCGGTGAAGGGCGTCGAGATCGGCGCCGGTTTCGGCGCCGCCGAGCTCACGGGTGAAGAGAATGCCGACGAGATGCGGACCGGCAACAACGGAACGCGTTTCCTGTCCAACCATGCCGGCGGCGTGCTGGGCGGCATCTCGACTGGACAGCCGGTGGTGGTGCGCTTTGCGGTCAAGCCGACCTCCTCGATCCTGACCACGCGCCGCACCGTCGACCGCAAAGGCGCCGATACCGATATCCTGACCAAGGGCCGCCACGACCCCTGCGTCGGTATCCGCGCGGTGCCGGTGGGTGAGGCGATGATGGCCTGCGTGCTGGCGGATCATTTTCTGCGCGACCGCGGGCAGACCGGGCGCTGATCGGGCCTGTAGGCTGACGTCATCGCGTCACGCGAAGCCGACTAATCTCAGTCATGGCTGGTCGGCTGGCGGCTTCCGTCGCCCTTGGAGGTTCCAATGAACCGGTTGTTCGTTGCGCTGTCCATGATCTGGCTGTCGGCATCGTCATCCGGTCTGGCGCAGAGTCCCAAATCCGCGCAGGCCACGCCAATCCTTGACGGTGCCTACGCCAGCTCCGTGCGACATCCCGATGTCTTTCTGACCGAGAAAGATCTGATCGATCTGGCGGGGCGGATCAATCAGCTTGGCAGCTATTCGGCGCGGCGCTTCGATCAACTCGCCGGGCAGGTGGCCCGTGATCTTGCTGGCGGCAACAAATGGGATGCCGCTTATTCCGGCTGTAGCACCGACACCTACAATTACGCATTTTCCTACGAGCCCCAGACAATTCATGGCGAAGACCACGTCCCGGAAGTGCGTGCCGACATGGGGCTTGCCGCAAACCTTGTCCCGCCGCGCGGCGCTGCCGTGGTGGCGTCGCGCCTCGCGCTCTATGCAGCCCTGATGAAGGCGGGGGCGAAGCGGCCGATCAATGCGCCCGACCCGGCTTACGCTGCGGCGGTGGCCGCGAAGATACTTGTCGCCTGGAGCACCTCCGGATTTCGCGACGATCACGGCCGGTTTCGCGAGAATCCGTCGCAATTTTGTGGGGCGGAGGGCAAGTTCGACCAGGCTGCCTTTGCCGGCGTGGGGTTGGTGGTCTCTCGCGGCATCGTCTATTCCGTGCAGGCTGAAGACCTGTTGATGTATGTCGGCACGCTTGGCGATGCAGATGTGACGCGGGTCGAAGCGTTCGATGCCGCGATGTTCGGCCTGCTCCGCAACGCGCTCAACTACAATTTGCAGCTCCACGCGTGGCCCTGCGATCACTACAGCAACCATGCGGCAAACCAGTTGGCAGCGTTGTTGGCGCTCGCGCGCGTTCAGAACAACCAGAGGGCCTTCGTGGCGGTCCTGAACGGCGGCGACGATGCGATCCGTGTGTCGCTGCCCTGGATCGCGTTCTTCCAGCGGGCCGTTTATGGCGCGGCAGATATGCCTAACGGCTGCTATGCCAACAAGGCCACCGATGGCTTTGCGAGCAGGCCGTTCTTCCAGACCCGGGCGGTGGCTTCGGGCGAGATCGACGACCGCTACCGCAATGCAGATCCCGGACAAGGCATCGGATATCCGATGTTCACTCTGGAGCGCCTTTACGATGCGGCCGAAATCCTGCGCAATGCCGGGTTTGATCCCTACGGATATCGTGGAGCGCACAGGCAATCCATTGAGGCGGCTACGCAATACTATGCCTGCCTGGCGAAGGGAGCCGGGTTCGGCGGTGTCGTGACCGCTGCAAATTCCGCTTCCTGTCCCGACGCGGCGCAATATTACGGCAAGATCGTGAGTGGCGTGGACCGGATGCTGGTCATCGGCGCGCTGCGGTTTCCGAACAATGGCTTGGTCGCCAGCCTCGATGCGGCCGCAAGAGCCGCAGCTTCATCCGGTCCGTTCGCCCTGGATGCCATCCTGTTTGGGAAATGGCGGGCGTGAAAGCCACGCGCACATTTCCGGATCCTCTTCTGGACCCTATATTATAGTGGTGGTCGCTAATCGGGTGCTCGCCTGGGGAATGCCATGAATGCGTCGGAGCTACGGGACATCATCACATGGATGATCGGCGGCGCACGATCCGCGCCGACCCCGCCGCAGATGATGGCCGAATGCTGCGAACGCCTGGTGCGGGCAGGCCTGCCATTATGGCGCATCGGCGTTTTCGTGCGCACCCTGCATCCCGAGATCTACGGCCGCCATTTCATCTGGAAGCCGGGCGCCGAGGTCGAGACCGGCGCCGTCGATCACAACATTCTCGACACCCCGGAATTTGCCGTTAGCCCGCTGGCGATCGTCCTCAAGCAGGGCGTCGAAGTCCGCGCGCGGCTCGATGATCCAACCAGCATGCGCTTTCCGATCGTCGCGGATTTGCAGGCCGAAGGCGTCACCGACTACATCGCGGTCCCGCTGATCAACACCGACGGTCCGCCCAACGCCTCGAGTTGGACCACCAGACAACCGGGTGGCTTCACCGACGAGCAGCTCGACGCGATCCGCTCGATCGCCGTGCCGCTGGCGCGCTACATCGAGATCGTCACGCTGCGCCGCACCGCCTCGCTGCTGCTCGACACCTATGTCGGAAACCGGGCCGGCGAACGCATCATGGGCGGCCAGATCAGGCGCGGCCACGCCGACACGATGGATGCCGCGATCTGGCTGTCCGACCTGCGCGGCTTCACCGCTTTGTCGGACCGCCTGCCGGCCGAAACCGTGGTCGAGATCCTCAATCTCTACTTCGATTGCCAGGTCACCGCGATCCGCGAGCATGGCGGCGAGGTGCTCAAATTCATGGGCGACGGGCTGCTTGCGGTGTTCCCGGTCGACGAATATCTCGGTGACGAGGTGCAGGTCTGCTCGCGGGTGCTGGAGGCCGCGCGCGTCTCGCGCGCCGGCGTCGAGGCGCTGCAATTCGCCAATGGCGATGCCGTCGAGCGTTTCCGCTTCGGCGTCGCGCTGCATCTCGGCCGCGTGCTTTACGGCAATATCGGCGGCGGCAACCGGCTCGACTTCACCTGCATCGGTCCCGCGGTCAATCTCGCCGCGCGGCTGGAGAAGATCGCCGGCCGGCTCGGCCGTACCGTCGTCGCCTCCGAGCGCTTCGCCGGTATCCATGATGGCGGCTGGAGCGATCTCGGCGAGTTTCCGATCGCGGGGTTCGCCAAGGCCGAGCGGGTCTACGGCCTGTTCGACGAGGCGCCTGTCGCCGCTGCCGGTTAGCTGCGGTGCGACGTGACTGACACGGACGCGCAGCATCGCCGCGGGATCGTACTGGTCGTCGCGGCCGCGGCGGCCTGGAGCACCGCTCCGTTCTTCACCCGGCTGCTGCACTTCGATTCCTGGACCATCCTGTTCTGGCGCGGGCTGTTCGGCGGCGGCGCGATCGCGCTGTTCCTGGTCGCCATGCAGGGCCGGCGCGGTGTGCGCGATCTCATCGCGATGCCGTTGAGCGGATGGCTGGTGGCGGGCCTCTCGACCCTGGGCATGGTGACGTTCATTCCGGCGCTGCAACTGACCAGCGTCGCCAACGTCGCAATCCTGATCGCGATGCAGCCGTTTGCAGCGGCCGCGATCGCCTGGCTCTGGCTGCGCGAGCGGGCGCGGCCCGGCACGCTGCTGGCAAGCCTGATCGCGCTCGCCGGTGTGGCCGTCACCGTCAGCGGCGCCGGGGGCATCACGGATTACAGGGGCATCGGCCTTGCCTGCGTGATGGTGCTGGCGATCTCGCTGATGACGGTGGTGATCCGGCGGCACAAGGGTACGCCGATGATCGCAGCCGCAGCGCTCTCGAACTTTCTCGGCAGCGCGGTCAGCTTTCCGCTCGGGCACGGCATCGGCGCGGTCGGGGGCGCCGATCTCGGCGTGCTCGCGATGTTCGGGGCGTGCCAGGTCGGCCTCGGTCTCACCTTGTTCACGGTCGGCTCCAGATTGCTGCCATCAGGGCAGGCATCGCTGATCGCCACCCTCGAGACCCCGCTGATGCCGTTCTGGGTGTGGCTGGCCTTCGCCGAGGTGCCGTCGCTCCGCGCCCTCATCGGCGGCGCGCTGGTGATGGGGGCGGTCGTTGCCGACATCGTGGTCAGCCAGCGGACGCAGTTGGCCCGGCAATGACCGCCGCAAGCGTCGGGTCAGCCGCCGCGGGCATAGGACTGCTTCAGGCCGAAGGTCAGGATCGACAGCGTGATCCACAGCCGCAGCATTGCGAAGCTGAAGATGAAGACGACGTAGACCAGGCTCTTGACCGGCTGGCCCACCGTCGAGGTTTGCCAGAATTGCCAGATCGCGGTGCGCACGAACTGCTGCCCGTAGCCGAGCCCAACTTGGATCACGCCAAGCACGAGCACCGCGGCGCCGAGCCACAACGCGTGTCGGCCGAGTTCCTTGACGGCGGCGAACAACGCAATGCGGCCGCCATTGCCTTCCGCGTTGACGATGATCATCAGCACCAGCGCTGCGATCGCTGCGCTCCAGAACCGGCCGAGATCGGCGCCTTGATCGAACGCCATGCCGTCGAGGCCCCACAGCAGGTGCGGCGCAAACGACGTGAAGCCGATCGCGGCGGTGGCGAGTGTGACGATGATGATCACGAGCGCGATCCGCCACAGGATCGACCATGACAGCCTGGTCTGTTCGGCCAGCGTCAATTCGCCGAGCGACGATTGACCTCCGGCAGCCTGGATCGAGTCCCGCGCCGTCGCGAAGAAGGCGAGCAGCACGCAGATGTCGGCCAGCACCAGGGCGGGCACGACCAGGCCGGGCTTGCCGAAGCCGACGATCCGTATCGCCGTCGCCATGACGAGCCAGGGCAAAGCGGGCAGGGGGCGGAATGGACCGAACGAGGTCTCGGGACGGGTCTTCCGCAGTGAAAGCTGTTGGCGCAATGCGACGGACATGCCGCGTTCGTGCCATGCGATCCCTAAAGCGGCAGTGGCAGGGATCGCTAAAATGCGTGGCAACGCCTGCGGCAATCTGGCGCTGGCGCTATTCCTCGGGCTCGGTGGTGAAGAGCAGCGGATAGCCCTTGGCGCGGCCGGCGTCGGTGGCGCGGGTCGCCTTGGTCTCGGCGACGTCCCTGGTGAACACGGCGACCACGCAGACGCCGCGCTGGTGCGCGGTCAGCATCACCTTGTAGGCCTGGTCGTCGGTCATGCGGAATTCACCCTTCAGCACGGTGACGACGAATTCGCGCGGCGTATAATCGTCGTTGACCAGGATCACCTTGTGCAGGCGTGGCCGCTCGACCTTGGTCTTCGTCCTGGTTTTCGGCTTGACGACGCTATCGGGCATCGCACTCCCTCGCGATTGCTCCGTAAGAATACCGTCTTCAGGCACATCTTGGAACCGTTCGATTTGCACGGCGTCATTGCGGCAAAGGCACGGCGCGTGTTGCGTTATGCGTGACATCTAACCTGAATGTGAAGGCGAGATGATATCTGCGCTTTTCGCCGCCAGATTTGCGTGTCACCATGACGCGACACGACGGGAGGGCCGCAATGCGCTGGTATGTCTCGATCGGAGCGGTGCTTGTCGCGGGCATGTTGGCCAGCGGCGATGTGGCCGGTGTTGCCGCGCCTGGCCCGGGAACACAGACCGGCCGGGTGGCCGAAAAGGAATCCACGCCGAGCGTCGATATCGAGCTGATCATCGCGGTCGACGTGTCCTATTCGATGGACATGGACGAACTCGCGATCCAGCGCGAGGGCTATGCGCAGGCGATCGTCTCCAAGGAATTCCTGCAGGCGCTGAAGGCGGGCCCGAACGGCAAGATCTCGATCACCTATTTCGAATGGGCCGCCTCCAACGACCAGAAGGTCATCATTCCCTGGCGGGTGATCGACGGCCCTGAATCCGCCGATGCGGTTTCCGCCGAGATCATGAAGACCCCGGTGCGTCGCGCCTCGCGGACCTCGATCTCGGGTGCGATCTATTTTGCGATCCCGATGTTCGACGAAAACCCGCATCGTGGCCTGCGCCGCGTAATCGATATTTCCGGCGACGGACCCAACAACAACGGCACGCCGATCACGCCGGCGCGCGACGCGGCGCTCGAGAAAGGCATCGTCATCAACGGACTGCCGATCATGGTGAAGGAGCCGTCCTATTCGACGATGGATATCGAGAATCTCGATTACTATTACGAAGATTGCGTGATCGGCGGCCCCGGTTCCTTCGTGGTCACGATCAAGGATCGCGAGAAGTTCAAGGAGGCGATCCGCACCAAGCTGCTGCTCGAAGTCGCCGGCCGGACCCCTGATCGCCCGATCGTGCGCACCGCCGAGAGGGAGCCGCGGGTCAGTTGCATGATCGGCGAGAAGATCTGGCAGGACCGCTGGGGACGGTAGTATTTCGTAGGATGGGTAGAGCGCAGCGAAACCCATCATCTCGCCGCGCGGAGAGAAGTCGATGGGTTTCGCTGCGCTCTACCCATCCTACGGTTTCGTTGAAATCTCCCGCAGCTCATTCTCCAGCGTCCGCAGCGTCCGCAACGCAGCCGCGTACTCCGCAGCACCGATCTGGCGCCAGAGCTCGGCAACGCGTCCGGCGAGGCCGCGAACCGTCAACGGAAAATCCGCCGCCTGCACCAGCGCGCCCTTCTCGTTGATCAGATACTGACCGTTCAGCGCAAACAGCACCTGCGCGATGCAGGCCAAGGCGCGATAGGCGCAACCGGCGACATGCGTGCCGTCGCCGCGCGGCACGGCAAGCTCGGCATTGTCGATCGCGAACCGGATTTCCCATTGAAAGCGCCGCAGCAGCGCGTCGCGCAGCGCCGGCGGGTAGGGCACCGTCTTAGCCTGCATCGCCGCGACGACGCCTTGGGGATCGTGCAGAACGCGGCACAGCGCGACCTCGCCCATCCAGATCGCCGAGCAGAAGCCGTGCGGATGGCCCGGCTGGTAGTGCATGCCGATCTCGCCGTTCCGGCAGGCGTCGAGGACAGCCGTGACCTGTTCGACGCTGCGGTAGAGCAGGTCGACCTTGTGGCCGCCGATCGCAAGCCAGGCGCCGCCGACGATCCATGGTCCCCATTCGCCGACCGGCGTCACACACACGGCAGCAGGATCGTCGACCAGATCCTTCACAGCCTCGCACAGCCGATCGGTGTCCAGAGCGGCGGCCTCCGAAAAATAAAGGCCGAGATCATAGTCGGAGGTTTGATGCGCCGTGCCGCGCGCCCGCGAGCCGCCGAGCACGACGGCAGCGACGCCTGGAACGGCGGCGAGGACGGGAATGATGCGCGCGAGCAGCGGGTCGTGGGACATGCTCGGCGGATTATAGCGAGGATACCGCGCGCCGCGATAGAAGCGGCGGCGCCTCAGCGCGCGAACCGCGCCACCAACTCGACATGCGGGGTATGGCGGAACTGGTCGACCGGGGTGACATCGGCGATCTTGTAGCCGCCGTCGATCAGGATTTTCGCGTCACGCGCAAACGTCGCGGCATTGCAGGATACCGCAACGATCACAGGCACCTTGCTCGCCGCCAGCTGCGTGACCTGGGCCTGCGCGCCCTGCCGCGGCGGATCGAACACGACGGCGTCATAGTCGCGCAATTCCTGCGGCATCAGCGGGCGACGGAACAGGTCGCGCGCCTCGGCCTTCAGCGGCTTCAATCCCGGCGTCGTTTGCGCCGCCTTCTGCAACGCCGTGATCGCGCCGGCGTCGCTGTCGAAGGCCGTCACGCGCGTCTTCTCCGCAAGGCGCAGCGCGAACGGGCCGACGCCGCAGAACAGATCGGCGATATGCTTGGCGCGGCCGCATTGCGCGCGGACCAGCGCCGCCAGCGTCTCTTCGCCCTTGACGGTCGCTTGCAGGAACGAGCCTGGCGGCAGCACGACTTTGGCCTTTCCGATCGCCACGTCAGGAGAGCCGCGTTGCAGCACCAGCTCGCCGTGCCGCGTCAGCCGCGCCAGCCGGTGCTTCTCCGCGACGCGCGACAAGGCGCTGATCAGGCCGGTCGGCAGCGCGCCGGAACCGCGCACATCGATATCGAGGCCGTTCAGGGTCGCGGTCACCTGGATGTCGAGCGGTTTGCCGATCGCAATCAGCGGCTCGGCGGTGGCCCATGCCGCCTCGATCGCGCCGTCGAGCGCGGGATCGAGGATCGGACAGCGGTCGACCGGGATGATGTCGTGCGATCCTGCCGCGGCGAAGCCGACCTTGAGGACATCTTGGGCGGCCATGCGCCCGTGCAGCGTGATGCGGCGGCGGCCCGCGCCATGGGCGTCGAGCAGAGGCGCGACCTCGGCCGCGATCTTCGCCTGCGCCAGCGTCTCGGCCACGATGTTGCGTTTCCAGGCCCGGTAGGGCGCCTCGTTCCAATGCTGGATCGCGCAGCCGCCGCAGACGCCGAAATGCGGACAGAACGGCGCGATCCGCTCGGGGCTTTCCTGCGCGACGCGCAGCAACCGCCGTCGGTCGGGATGGTTGCCGGGGACGTCCTCGACCTCGACGGTTTCGCCAGCCAGCGTGTAGGGCACGAAGACCGACTGCGTGCCGTCGAGCGCGACGCCGTCGCCGCGGTGGCCGACATGGTCGATGGCGAGGACTTCAGCCACGGCGTGCGCCGAGGAAGAATTCGATATTGCCGTCGCCGCCCGATATCGAGGACGGAAACACCTGGATGTCGGTGCAGCCGAGCGAGGCGGCAAAGGCCGCGATATCGTCGCAGATCTCCTGGTGCACCATCGCGTTGCGGATGACGCCGCGCTTGGAGTGTTTGCGCGCCGCCTCGAACTGCGGCTTGATCAGCGCCAGTAGATGCATCGGGGCCGCGGCCAGCGACAGCGCCACCGGCAGCACCAGCTTCAGCGAGATGAAGCTGACATCGATCACGACGACGTCGGGCCGCGCCGGCAGGCGCTTGCCCTCGAAATTCCTGATGTCGGTCTCCTCCATGGAGACGATCTTCGGATGGCCTTGCAGCGAGGAATGCAACTGGCCGTGACCGACGTCGATCGCGAATACGAGGCTCGCGCCGTTGGCCAGCAGCACCTCGGTGAAGCCGCCGGTCGAGGCGCCGACATCGAGGCAGACATGACCCTCGACGTCGATCGGATAGTGCTCGAGCGCGCCGGCAAGCTTGACGCCGCCGCGCGAGACATAGGGATGCGCCGGCTCGGCGGTCAGTGCAGCGCCGGGCGCCACGATCTCGGATGCCTTTGCGAT
Coding sequences within:
- a CDS encoding histidine phosphatase family protein produces the protein MPVPTIYYIRHGETAWNAEGRLQGAQDIALNERGRAQAAHAGRILAGLLVRDGRDKATLPFVASPLVRARATMELARAELGLAPGDYALDARLREIGYGTWEGSTLAQAQAADPVVYARRLAEKWQVAPEGGESYVDVQARMTEWYGSVTSDTVAVAHGGTARALMVALGFETPASAAELYIEQGAVYVFSEGSLRKYS
- the aroC gene encoding chorismate synthase — translated: MSFNTFGHMFRVTTFGESHGVAIGCVVDGCPPMIPLTVEEIQHDLDRRRPGQSRFTTQRQEPDAVKILSGVMAHPESGVQVTTGTPIALLIENTDQRSKDYSEIKDKFRPGHADFTYEAKYGLRDYRGGGRSSARETATRVAAGAIARKVLPEVKVRGALVQMGPHKIDREKWDWDEIANNPFFCPDKDKAAFFESYLDGIRKSGSSIGAVIEVVAEGVPAGLGAPIYAKLDSDLASAMMSINAVKGVEIGAGFGAAELTGEENADEMRTGNNGTRFLSNHAGGVLGGISTGQPVVVRFAVKPTSSILTTRRTVDRKGADTDILTKGRHDPCVGIRAVPVGEAMMACVLADHFLRDRGQTGR
- a CDS encoding adenylate/guanylate cyclase domain-containing protein is translated as MNASELRDIITWMIGGARSAPTPPQMMAECCERLVRAGLPLWRIGVFVRTLHPEIYGRHFIWKPGAEVETGAVDHNILDTPEFAVSPLAIVLKQGVEVRARLDDPTSMRFPIVADLQAEGVTDYIAVPLINTDGPPNASSWTTRQPGGFTDEQLDAIRSIAVPLARYIEIVTLRRTASLLLDTYVGNRAGERIMGGQIRRGHADTMDAAIWLSDLRGFTALSDRLPAETVVEILNLYFDCQVTAIREHGGEVLKFMGDGLLAVFPVDEYLGDEVQVCSRVLEAARVSRAGVEALQFANGDAVERFRFGVALHLGRVLYGNIGGGNRLDFTCIGPAVNLAARLEKIAGRLGRTVVASERFAGIHDGGWSDLGEFPIAGFAKAERVYGLFDEAPVAAAG
- a CDS encoding DMT family transporter, whose translation is MTDTDAQHRRGIVLVVAAAAAWSTAPFFTRLLHFDSWTILFWRGLFGGGAIALFLVAMQGRRGVRDLIAMPLSGWLVAGLSTLGMVTFIPALQLTSVANVAILIAMQPFAAAAIAWLWLRERARPGTLLASLIALAGVAVTVSGAGGITDYRGIGLACVMVLAISLMTVVIRRHKGTPMIAAAALSNFLGSAVSFPLGHGIGAVGGADLGVLAMFGACQVGLGLTLFTVGSRLLPSGQASLIATLETPLMPFWVWLAFAEVPSLRALIGGALVMGAVVADIVVSQRTQLARQ
- the clpS gene encoding ATP-dependent Clp protease adapter ClpS, with amino-acid sequence MPDSVVKPKTRTKTKVERPRLHKVILVNDDYTPREFVVTVLKGEFRMTDDQAYKVMLTAHQRGVCVVAVFTRDVAETKATRATDAGRAKGYPLLFTTEPEE
- a CDS encoding DUF1194 domain-containing protein, with product MRWYVSIGAVLVAGMLASGDVAGVAAPGPGTQTGRVAEKESTPSVDIELIIAVDVSYSMDMDELAIQREGYAQAIVSKEFLQALKAGPNGKISITYFEWAASNDQKVIIPWRVIDGPESADAVSAEIMKTPVRRASRTSISGAIYFAIPMFDENPHRGLRRVIDISGDGPNNNGTPITPARDAALEKGIVINGLPIMVKEPSYSTMDIENLDYYYEDCVIGGPGSFVVTIKDREKFKEAIRTKLLLEVAGRTPDRPIVRTAEREPRVSCMIGEKIWQDRWGR
- a CDS encoding nucleotidyltransferase domain-containing protein translates to MSHDPLLARIIPVLAAVPGVAAVVLGGSRARGTAHQTSDYDLGLYFSEAAALDTDRLCEAVKDLVDDPAAVCVTPVGEWGPWIVGGAWLAIGGHKVDLLYRSVEQVTAVLDACRNGEIGMHYQPGHPHGFCSAIWMGEVALCRVLHDPQGVVAAMQAKTVPYPPALRDALLRRFQWEIRFAIDNAELAVPRGDGTHVAGCAYRALACIAQVLFALNGQYLINEKGALVQAADFPLTVRGLAGRVAELWRQIGAAEYAAALRTLRTLENELREISTKP
- a CDS encoding class I SAM-dependent RNA methyltransferase; amino-acid sequence: MAEVLAIDHVGHRGDGVALDGTQSVFVPYTLAGETVEVEDVPGNHPDRRRLLRVAQESPERIAPFCPHFGVCGGCAIQHWNEAPYRAWKRNIVAETLAQAKIAAEVAPLLDAHGAGRRRITLHGRMAAQDVLKVGFAAAGSHDIIPVDRCPILDPALDGAIEAAWATAEPLIAIGKPLDIQVTATLNGLDIDVRGSGALPTGLISALSRVAEKHRLARLTRHGELVLQRGSPDVAIGKAKVVLPPGSFLQATVKGEETLAALVRAQCGRAKHIADLFCGVGPFALRLAEKTRVTAFDSDAGAITALQKAAQTTPGLKPLKAEARDLFRRPLMPQELRDYDAVVFDPPRQGAQAQVTQLAASKVPVIVAVSCNAATFARDAKILIDGGYKIADVTPVDQFRHTPHVELVARFAR
- a CDS encoding TlyA family RNA methyltransferase; translation: MSKAGDNEPSAGKRIDVLLVERGLFESRARARAAIDAGLVTADGKPIAKASEIVAPGAALTAEPAHPYVSRGGVKLAGALEHYPIDVEGHVCLDVGASTGGFTEVLLANGASLVFAIDVGHGQLHSSLQGHPKIVSMEETDIRNFEGKRLPARPDVVVIDVSFISLKLVLPVALSLAAAPMHLLALIKPQFEAARKHSKRGVIRNAMVHQEICDDIAAFAASLGCTDIQVFPSSISGGDGNIEFFLGARRG